In the Candidatus Baltobacteraceae bacterium genome, one interval contains:
- a CDS encoding methanogen output domain 1-containing protein, with the protein MQTERFFATTKGRIAAALRRRKSASAADLAVELDLSPNAIRQQLAGLQLEGLVSERPVRRGKTKPTHEFSLTSDGERLFPQRYDLLLNAVLREVRDLGGDDAVSEIFERMGRRAAEKMSSRAGDKQGEERVGALVDLLREHGVEADYNADGKTYEIREHNCPYAETVKEHPQVCSVIHTVLGDLFPAGSKQTESLATGGDACRFEVKV; encoded by the coding sequence ATGCAGACCGAGCGCTTCTTTGCCACGACCAAGGGCCGGATAGCCGCAGCCTTGCGGCGGAGAAAATCCGCGTCGGCAGCCGATTTGGCCGTGGAACTCGACCTCTCACCAAATGCGATCCGGCAGCAGCTCGCGGGACTGCAGCTTGAGGGGTTAGTCAGTGAGCGTCCCGTGCGGCGCGGCAAGACGAAGCCGACCCACGAGTTTTCGCTTACGAGCGACGGTGAACGGCTCTTTCCGCAGCGCTACGATCTGCTTCTCAACGCGGTGTTGCGTGAAGTGCGCGACCTCGGCGGGGACGATGCGGTCAGCGAGATCTTCGAGCGCATGGGACGCCGAGCGGCGGAGAAGATGTCCTCACGTGCCGGTGACAAGCAAGGTGAAGAACGTGTCGGTGCGCTCGTCGACCTGCTGCGCGAACACGGCGTCGAAGCCGATTACAACGCCGACGGCAAGACATACGAGATTCGCGAGCACAATTGCCCGTACGCGGAGACCGTAAAGGAGCACCCACAAGTCTGCTCTGTGATTCACACGGTCTTGGGAGACTTGTTCCCCGCGGGTAGCAAGCAGACGGAATCGCTTGCAACCGGCGGCGACGCGTGCCGGTTCGAAGTCAAAGTATGA
- a CDS encoding TRAP transporter substrate-binding protein → MKYTRRTFAAGATATFASIGVVRSQARAAQFAYKYASNIDVSHPLNVRMVEMWKAVKDETKGRLEVQNFPNNQLGGDTAMLTQLRSGALQFFTLDGGILQSVVPVAAIQGVGFAFRNSADAFRAMDGALGDYVRSDIKAKGLWVFDRMWDNGMRDITSAKGPIRTADDLVNFKIRTPAGKLWVDLFKALGASPTPLNFNEVYTALQTHVIDGQENPPAILQTARLYEVQKYLSITNHMWSAFHLLGNMDAWNALPPDIQAVVTRNSRTYALLQRRDVQLLNDTLIDKLHREGMAVNNADVSTFRSKLGGFYHQYHTEFGDTAWSLLERYSGKLG, encoded by the coding sequence ATGAAATACACCCGTCGCACATTTGCCGCGGGAGCGACTGCAACGTTTGCTTCCATCGGCGTCGTGCGCTCGCAAGCACGAGCCGCGCAATTCGCATATAAGTATGCCAGCAACATCGACGTCTCGCATCCACTCAACGTCCGCATGGTCGAGATGTGGAAAGCCGTCAAAGACGAGACCAAGGGCCGTCTCGAGGTCCAGAATTTCCCGAACAATCAGCTCGGCGGCGATACGGCGATGCTCACGCAGCTGCGTTCAGGCGCATTGCAATTCTTCACGCTGGACGGCGGCATCTTGCAATCGGTCGTGCCGGTCGCTGCAATTCAAGGCGTTGGTTTTGCGTTCCGTAATTCCGCCGACGCGTTTCGCGCGATGGACGGAGCGCTCGGTGATTACGTCCGCAGCGATATCAAGGCCAAAGGCCTGTGGGTGTTCGACCGGATGTGGGACAACGGGATGCGCGACATCACGTCGGCCAAAGGCCCGATTCGCACAGCCGACGATCTCGTCAATTTCAAGATTCGTACGCCCGCAGGAAAGTTGTGGGTCGATCTGTTCAAGGCGCTGGGCGCGTCACCGACCCCGCTCAATTTCAACGAAGTCTACACGGCGCTGCAGACGCACGTGATCGACGGTCAGGAGAATCCGCCCGCAATTCTGCAAACCGCCCGGCTCTACGAAGTCCAGAAATATCTGAGCATCACGAATCACATGTGGTCGGCGTTTCATTTACTTGGGAACATGGATGCGTGGAATGCACTTCCGCCTGACATCCAGGCCGTCGTGACGCGTAACTCGCGCACGTACGCTCTGCTGCAGCGACGTGACGTGCAGCTCCTCAACGACACGCTGATCGACAAGCTGCATCGCGAGGGAATGGCGGTCAACAACGCCGATGTCTCGACGTTCCGCTCGAAGCTCGGCGGCTTCTACCATCAATATCACACCGAATTCGGCGATACCGCGTGGAGTTTGCTCGAACGATACAGCGGTAAACTCGGCTAG
- a CDS encoding cysteine desulfurase produces the protein MTATVRPDAVQERILRDFPILHKPTSRGKRLVYLDSAATSQKPQSVIDALVKYYSEYNANIHRGVYEIAERATTAFEEARAKLARFINAADDAEVIWTRNSTESINLVSYTWGLHNIHRGDAILTTQVEHHSNLVPWQLLAERTGAELRFIPVDANGEHVLDDLDRLFDGVKLLALSHVSNTLGTIAPLELLTQRAHAAGARVLVDAAQSVPHLHVDVQKLGVDFLAASGHKMLGPTGIGFLYGKRELLEAMPPFLTGGDMIKRVEYTHTEYNEIPWKFEAGTSNVADAIGLGAAVDYLSDIGMDWVRAHEISLTTYALERLQALERRGLVVYGPLPASKRAGVISFNLGDVHAHDVASILDTDGVCVRAGHHCTMPLMEKMGWPATARASFYVYNTEADVDALVASLQKAADIFKLPG, from the coding sequence ATGACCGCGACCGTTCGTCCGGACGCCGTTCAAGAACGTATCCTGCGGGATTTTCCGATCCTGCACAAGCCCACGTCGCGTGGTAAGCGGCTCGTCTACTTGGATTCGGCCGCAACCTCGCAAAAGCCGCAATCCGTCATTGACGCGCTCGTCAAGTATTACAGCGAGTACAACGCCAACATCCACCGCGGCGTCTATGAGATCGCGGAACGCGCCACGACAGCATTCGAAGAAGCCCGCGCTAAGCTGGCGCGCTTCATCAACGCGGCTGACGACGCCGAAGTCATCTGGACTCGTAACTCAACCGAGTCGATCAATCTCGTCTCGTACACGTGGGGCCTTCACAACATCCATCGCGGCGATGCGATCCTCACGACGCAAGTCGAGCATCACAGCAATCTCGTCCCCTGGCAGCTATTGGCCGAGCGCACCGGCGCTGAGCTTCGGTTCATCCCCGTCGACGCAAACGGCGAGCACGTCCTGGACGATCTCGACCGGTTGTTCGACGGCGTCAAGCTGCTTGCGCTCTCGCATGTCAGCAATACGCTCGGCACGATCGCGCCGCTCGAGTTGCTGACGCAGCGTGCACATGCAGCCGGCGCACGCGTCCTGGTCGACGCCGCACAAAGCGTCCCGCATTTGCACGTCGACGTACAAAAGCTCGGCGTCGATTTCTTGGCCGCTAGCGGACACAAGATGCTGGGTCCGACCGGCATTGGTTTTCTCTACGGCAAGCGCGAACTGCTCGAAGCGATGCCCCCGTTCCTTACGGGCGGCGACATGATCAAGCGCGTCGAGTACACGCACACCGAATACAATGAAATTCCTTGGAAGTTTGAAGCCGGGACCAGCAACGTAGCCGATGCAATCGGCCTCGGTGCGGCAGTCGACTACTTGAGCGACATCGGGATGGATTGGGTTCGCGCGCACGAGATTTCCTTGACGACGTATGCCCTCGAGCGCTTGCAAGCGCTGGAGCGCCGCGGTCTGGTCGTGTATGGGCCATTGCCGGCTTCGAAGCGCGCCGGCGTCATCTCGTTTAACCTCGGCGACGTTCACGCGCACGACGTCGCGTCAATCCTCGACACGGACGGCGTTTGCGTTCGCGCAGGCCATCACTGCACGATGCCGTTGATGGAAAAGATGGGCTGGCCGGCAACCGCGCGAGCCTCGTTCTATGTCTACAACACGGAAGCCGACGTCGACGCACTGGTTGCATCGCTTCAAAAAGCGGCGGACATCTTCAAACTGCCCGGCTAG
- a CDS encoding MBL fold metallo-hydrolase — translation MIALHFPVGPLGCNCSVLGDEATGEAIVVDGGDDVDHIASVLEEHKLRPKYLVHTHAHFDHIGALGMLRERVGGAGLLHPGDRPLYAQLTEQGRWVGLPIALAPTTLDGDLEDALVLRAGSVSVTCIHTPGHTPGSTSFALEVDGNTRILSGDTLFRGSVGRWDLGGTSLEDIVHSIRTKLLDYPDETIVVPGHGPATTIGDERTGNPYLT, via the coding sequence ATGATCGCACTCCACTTTCCGGTTGGACCGCTGGGCTGTAACTGCAGCGTTCTCGGTGATGAGGCAACCGGCGAAGCCATCGTCGTCGACGGTGGAGACGACGTCGACCACATCGCGAGCGTTCTCGAAGAACACAAGCTTCGTCCGAAATATCTCGTCCACACGCACGCGCACTTCGATCATATCGGAGCCCTCGGCATGTTGCGCGAACGCGTCGGCGGTGCAGGCCTGCTTCATCCCGGCGATCGTCCGCTCTACGCGCAATTAACCGAACAAGGGCGTTGGGTGGGCCTTCCGATCGCGCTTGCGCCGACGACGCTCGACGGAGATCTCGAAGATGCGCTCGTCTTGCGCGCAGGATCGGTGAGCGTAACCTGCATCCACACGCCCGGGCATACGCCGGGAAGTACCAGCTTCGCGCTCGAGGTCGACGGTAATACCAGAATTCTGAGCGGCGACACGCTCTTTCGCGGTTCCGTGGGAAGATGGGATCTCGGCGGGACCTCGCTCGAGGATATCGTCCACAGCATCCGCACGAAGCTTCTCGACTATCCCGATGAGACGATCGTAGTCCCAGGGCACGGCCCGGCTACAACGATCGGCGACGAACGGACTGGGAATCCGTACCTCACCTAG
- a CDS encoding flavin reductase family protein translates to MSNNFRDAMRRFPTGVTIVTTLTDGVPYGFTANAFTSVSADPPMVLVCVNREASAHPMISRSSIFCVNILGIGQEEIAKLFADHARRTDRFEGVARRRAATGAPVIDGCLAFVDCRLAEEHSAGTHTLFLGEVLDCGATDGRPLGYLNAGYRDFGIDVP, encoded by the coding sequence GTGTCGAATAATTTCCGCGACGCGATGCGCCGCTTTCCGACCGGCGTCACCATCGTTACGACGCTGACCGACGGCGTACCCTACGGTTTCACGGCCAACGCGTTTACCAGCGTGTCGGCCGACCCGCCCATGGTGCTGGTATGCGTCAACCGCGAGGCCTCAGCTCATCCGATGATTTCGCGCTCGTCGATCTTCTGCGTCAACATTCTCGGGATCGGCCAGGAAGAGATCGCAAAGCTCTTTGCCGATCACGCGCGACGCACCGATCGTTTCGAAGGCGTGGCGAGGCGACGCGCCGCCACCGGCGCCCCCGTCATCGACGGTTGCCTCGCGTTCGTCGACTGCCGTCTGGCCGAAGAACACAGCGCGGGGACGCACACGTTATTTCTCGGCGAGGTGCTCGATTGCGGCGCCACCGATGGACGGCCCTTAGGTTACCTTAATGCGGGCTACCGCGATTTTGGAATCGACGTCCCATGA
- a CDS encoding O-methyltransferase — MGDQDLAYLAHLHTQPSPLVLELEELGISAGIPIVDRATARLLSTLVHCMQANRILEIGTAYGYSTLWMALAMPPAGKIWTIDPDRERTNIAAQFFERAGVAGKIDIMNQPALEILETLSHRNLDIVFLDANKDQYPEYLEICVPMLKRSGLMIVDNLLWGGKAAASEQPSDTEDTRAIRRFNDLFLHHPLLDATIIPLGDGVGIGARVE, encoded by the coding sequence GTGGGAGACCAAGACCTCGCCTACCTCGCGCACCTGCACACGCAGCCCTCGCCGCTCGTACTCGAGCTCGAAGAGCTCGGTATTTCCGCGGGGATCCCGATCGTCGATCGCGCCACCGCGCGGCTGCTTTCCACGCTTGTCCACTGCATGCAGGCAAATCGCATCCTAGAAATCGGTACGGCGTACGGATATTCGACACTGTGGATGGCGCTCGCAATGCCGCCCGCCGGGAAAATTTGGACGATCGATCCGGATCGCGAACGAACGAACATTGCGGCGCAATTCTTTGAACGCGCCGGCGTCGCGGGCAAAATCGACATCATGAACCAGCCTGCGCTCGAGATTCTCGAAACGCTTTCGCATCGAAATCTCGATATCGTTTTTCTCGACGCCAACAAAGATCAGTATCCGGAATATCTCGAGATTTGCGTGCCGATGCTCAAGCGTTCGGGACTGATGATCGTCGACAACCTTCTCTGGGGCGGCAAAGCCGCGGCTTCGGAGCAGCCTTCGGACACGGAGGACACGCGCGCGATCCGGCGCTTTAACGACTTGTTCTTGCATCATCCGCTTTTGGATGCGACCATCATCCCGCTTGGGGATGGCGTCGGCATCGGTGCGCGTGTCGAATAA
- a CDS encoding iron-sulfur cluster assembly scaffold protein, whose product MNFPKFQKLVEERTGFRTMESPMATGEYFSDSCGDMYTYYLQIGPGEVIEDLSYFTTGCGFGTATCSLLVELARGKTIDEALAITDADIENALDGYPDKKKDYPERSRLALIAAIEDYRAKRSTGKISDDMLAQAAATAAAARAATLPGNGKTSQDENAGPRIMQDAGKVTIKLH is encoded by the coding sequence ATGAACTTCCCGAAATTCCAGAAGCTGGTCGAAGAGCGTACCGGTTTCCGCACGATGGAGAGCCCGATGGCGACGGGCGAGTATTTCAGCGACTCGTGCGGCGATATGTACACGTATTATTTGCAGATCGGTCCCGGTGAGGTCATCGAGGACCTTTCGTATTTTACGACCGGTTGCGGTTTCGGAACGGCTACGTGCAGTCTGCTCGTCGAGCTCGCGCGCGGGAAGACGATTGACGAAGCACTGGCGATTACGGACGCCGATATCGAGAACGCCCTCGACGGCTATCCCGATAAAAAGAAAGACTATCCGGAGCGTTCGCGTCTCGCGCTCATTGCCGCGATCGAAGATTATCGCGCCAAGCGCTCCACCGGAAAGATCAGTGACGACATGCTCGCGCAAGCTGCGGCAACTGCAGCTGCCGCGCGCGCCGCGACGCTCCCCGGAAACGGGAAAACGTCACAAGACGAAAATGCCGGACCGCGCATCATGCAAGACGCCGGCAAAGTCACGATCAAGCTACACTAG
- the sufD gene encoding Fe-S cluster assembly protein SufD yields the protein MAQLSVVPSRAGRDEALALARTLPPPGPVPGRYWKIDLTKLALEEVQAGDVSPRFEISEEAKHKGVVAIDIRDATGEHASVISATEGKAVDWRVGRFTALNAARREGGVFIFLPKGAVIEEPIVITQRLEGPAAFPYVLVAASEGARATIVTRYDPAANLELVSEIVEIVALEHASITYAAIQDLPDGVRVFWSRRGNAARDAEVNWAIAELGADVSIGDVKSTTLEAGARTTIAGVFFPNKLQHVDLKSETDHPAAQTQSETIFKSAAIDRGQARFIGNIRIHPSAHGVDATLRDDALLLSKDAHIDSIPALEIGANDVKAFHGATIGAIDDDELFYAMSRGIERHDAERMIALGFFEPALVRFPTEKLRAELRAALAGKIG from the coding sequence GTGGCACAGCTTAGCGTCGTTCCGTCGCGCGCCGGGCGTGATGAAGCGCTCGCACTTGCACGCACGCTGCCTCCACCGGGACCCGTACCGGGACGCTACTGGAAGATCGACCTCACGAAGCTTGCACTCGAAGAGGTGCAGGCTGGAGACGTTTCGCCGCGATTCGAGATTTCCGAAGAAGCCAAGCACAAAGGCGTCGTCGCTATCGACATACGAGACGCTACCGGCGAACACGCATCCGTCATCAGTGCAACCGAAGGCAAGGCCGTCGATTGGCGGGTCGGACGTTTCACCGCACTCAATGCGGCGCGGCGCGAAGGCGGCGTCTTCATCTTCTTGCCCAAGGGCGCGGTCATCGAAGAGCCGATCGTCATCACACAGCGGCTCGAAGGCCCGGCGGCATTCCCATACGTACTTGTTGCGGCATCCGAAGGGGCACGCGCAACGATCGTGACACGCTACGATCCCGCGGCAAATCTCGAGCTCGTGAGCGAGATCGTCGAGATCGTCGCGCTCGAGCATGCGTCGATCACGTATGCAGCGATTCAGGATTTACCGGACGGCGTTCGCGTCTTCTGGAGCCGTCGCGGAAACGCCGCACGCGATGCCGAGGTGAATTGGGCGATTGCCGAGCTGGGCGCCGACGTGTCGATCGGCGACGTGAAGTCAACGACGCTCGAAGCCGGTGCGCGGACCACGATCGCGGGAGTATTCTTCCCGAATAAACTCCAGCACGTCGATCTCAAATCCGAGACCGATCATCCGGCCGCACAAACGCAATCCGAAACGATTTTCAAGAGCGCGGCAATCGATCGCGGTCAGGCGCGCTTCATCGGCAATATTCGTATCCACCCATCGGCCCACGGCGTCGATGCGACGCTGCGTGACGATGCGCTGCTGCTTTCGAAAGACGCGCACATCGACAGCATTCCGGCGCTCGAGATCGGTGCAAACGACGTTAAGGCCTTTCACGGCGCGACAATCGGCGCGATCGACGACGACGAGCTGTTCTATGCGATGAGCCGCGGCATCGAACGCCACGATGCGGAGCGCATGATCGCACTCGGCTTTTTCGAGCCGGCGCTGGTTCGGTTCCCGACCGAGAAGTTGCGCGCGGAGCTGCGCGCCGCGCTCGCCGGGAAAATCGGATGA
- a CDS encoding YceI family protein, whose translation MIAAAAFFLALAPAVRADEPSLDPNHTQTHFAVKHLLISTVEGTIPVKSTTVVLNSSKIPTSITAVMDLTKIDTHNNQRDSDLRSEKFFNVDQFPEMTFKSTSITGSGTTFVMNGDLTFHGVTKPIVVNGTVNGTITDGRGRTHVGYSATATIDRTLWGIGPGYPQAVVANSVLITIEAEAIL comes from the coding sequence ATGATCGCGGCCGCCGCATTTTTCCTGGCCCTCGCGCCCGCGGTTCGAGCCGACGAACCTTCGCTCGACCCCAATCACACGCAGACGCATTTCGCCGTCAAGCATTTATTGATCTCGACGGTCGAAGGTACGATCCCGGTAAAGTCCACCACCGTGGTGCTAAATTCGAGCAAGATCCCAACGTCGATCACGGCCGTGATGGATCTGACCAAGATCGACACGCATAACAATCAGCGTGACAGCGATCTGCGTTCGGAGAAATTTTTCAATGTCGATCAATTCCCGGAGATGACGTTCAAGAGCACGTCGATAACCGGGAGCGGAACCACGTTCGTCATGAACGGCGATCTCACGTTCCACGGTGTAACGAAGCCGATCGTCGTCAACGGAACGGTCAACGGCACCATTACGGACGGCCGCGGACGCACCCACGTCGGTTACAGCGCGACCGCGACGATCGATCGCACGCTATGGGGAATCGGGCCGGGCTACCCGCAAGCAGTCGTCGCGAACAGCGTCCTCATCACGATCGAAGCCGAAGCCATTTTGTAA
- a CDS encoding TRAP transporter large permease subunit: MTDTADVTASIEAGGGIVPSATGLWRPWTVAIDRAIGAILEPVASVILVVEVIILASGVFSRYVLHNAIVWTDELATILFLWLAMMGAVIAYRRGEHMRLTALYRRRPHRQQQIFDAITAVVVSLFAIELMPSSYAFIVQETIDLTPALNIPRSYVVSAITVALVLMLIISIMRLIDSDWRIAVPVVGVAVVVSVGAVLLHPFLVPLGNLNLLLFFVVLVGALIAIGVPIAFSFGFATLSYLALTTSVPLNTVVGRMDEGVSNLVLLAVPLFVLLGLLMEVSGIAKRLVDAIASLIGHVRGGLGIVLLGAMYLVSGISGSKAADMAAIAPVLFPEMERRGQKRAEMISLLSASGAMSETIPPSLVLIIIGSVTGVSIAALFTAGLLPAAILALSLVVVVLWRSKDDKVELAKRPSLGFIVRAIIVAIPGLLLPLVIRFFVLDGIATATEVSTVGIIYTIFIGIFVYREFPIKRIYPILRETSALTGAILLIIATATSMGWSLTQSGFAQQLATSLAAAPGGKVGFIAMSIVVFIVLGSVLEGIPAMVLFGPLLFPIAQQFHVHEVHYAIIAIIAMGIGLFAPPLGVGYYGACAIGKASPDEAAIRVIPYLGAVLIGLIIIAYVPWLSLGFLGKSFGH; this comes from the coding sequence GTGACTGATACCGCGGACGTGACCGCTTCGATCGAAGCGGGCGGGGGGATCGTCCCGAGCGCAACCGGTCTGTGGCGGCCTTGGACGGTCGCGATCGACCGCGCGATCGGCGCGATCCTGGAACCGGTAGCATCCGTGATCCTCGTCGTCGAGGTCATCATCTTGGCGAGCGGGGTGTTCTCGCGTTACGTCCTGCACAACGCGATCGTCTGGACCGACGAGCTTGCGACGATTCTGTTTCTGTGGCTCGCCATGATGGGAGCGGTCATCGCGTACCGGCGCGGCGAACACATGCGATTGACGGCGCTGTATCGCCGGCGTCCTCACCGGCAACAGCAGATATTCGATGCGATCACAGCCGTCGTCGTGTCGTTGTTCGCAATCGAGCTGATGCCCTCGAGCTACGCGTTCATCGTACAGGAAACGATCGATCTAACGCCCGCGCTCAATATTCCACGATCGTACGTCGTCTCGGCAATCACGGTCGCATTGGTCTTGATGTTGATCATTTCGATCATGCGGCTCATTGATTCGGATTGGCGTATCGCCGTGCCCGTCGTTGGGGTCGCGGTCGTAGTTTCCGTGGGTGCCGTCTTACTGCATCCCTTCCTGGTCCCACTCGGCAATCTCAATCTGCTGTTGTTCTTCGTCGTGTTGGTCGGAGCGCTGATCGCGATCGGAGTTCCGATCGCATTTTCGTTTGGGTTCGCGACGCTGAGTTATCTGGCGCTTACAACGTCGGTGCCGCTGAATACCGTCGTCGGTCGCATGGACGAAGGTGTCTCGAATCTCGTCCTGCTAGCGGTTCCGCTGTTCGTGCTGCTCGGATTGCTGATGGAAGTCTCCGGAATCGCGAAACGTCTGGTGGATGCAATTGCGTCGCTCATTGGACATGTGCGCGGGGGCCTCGGTATCGTGCTGCTGGGCGCAATGTATCTCGTAAGCGGAATCTCCGGCTCTAAGGCTGCCGACATGGCGGCAATTGCGCCGGTGCTCTTCCCCGAGATGGAACGCCGTGGACAAAAGCGCGCCGAGATGATTTCGCTGCTCTCGGCTTCGGGCGCGATGTCGGAAACGATTCCTCCGAGTCTCGTCTTGATCATCATCGGCTCAGTGACCGGCGTCTCGATCGCTGCGCTCTTCACCGCCGGACTCTTGCCGGCTGCAATTTTGGCGCTCTCGCTTGTCGTCGTCGTCCTGTGGCGCTCGAAAGACGACAAAGTCGAACTCGCCAAGCGTCCGTCGCTCGGATTCATCGTCAGGGCGATCATCGTAGCAATACCGGGACTCTTGCTGCCGCTGGTCATTCGATTCTTTGTGCTCGATGGAATTGCGACGGCAACCGAAGTGAGCACGGTCGGCATCATCTACACGATCTTCATCGGCATCTTTGTCTACCGCGAGTTTCCGATCAAGCGGATCTATCCGATTTTGCGTGAGACGAGCGCCCTGACCGGCGCGATCTTGCTGATCATCGCTACCGCGACCTCAATGGGTTGGTCGCTGACGCAATCCGGCTTCGCGCAACAGCTCGCCACGTCGCTCGCTGCTGCACCCGGCGGTAAAGTCGGATTCATCGCAATGTCGATCGTGGTGTTCATCGTACTCGGTTCCGTGCTCGAAGGGATTCCGGCGATGGTGCTATTCGGGCCGCTCCTCTTTCCAATCGCGCAGCAATTCCACGTCCACGAGGTACACTACGCGATCATCGCGATCATCGCGATGGGCATCGGACTCTTTGCGCCGCCGCTCGGTGTCGGATACTACGGAGCGTGCGCAATCGGGAAGGCGTCGCCCGACGAGGCCGCGATACGCGTGATACCATATCTCGGTGCCGTCTTGATCGGCCTCATCATCATCGCATACGTCCCATGGTTATCGCTCGGATTCTTAGGCAAATCGTTCGGACACTAA
- the sufC gene encoding Fe-S cluster assembly ATPase SufC: MASGLNVSDLHVTTGDSTEILKGIDLTIEPGRVYALMGPNGSGKSTLAFALAGHPSYQITRGAATLDGEDLLALSPDKRAKLGLFLSFQYPAAIPGVSVANFLRTARTSVRGSDLNPAQFRALVFEQLDHLGIDTSFLGRYVNDGFSGGEKKRLEMLQLGILAPKYAILDETDSGLDVDALRAVGESLTTLRSGAGRDTGFLIITHYPRILQFVEPDVVHVLMDGRIVKTGDADLAHRIEAEGYDNIRDEITSGTA; this comes from the coding sequence ATGGCTAGCGGGCTGAACGTATCCGATCTTCACGTAACGACGGGCGATTCGACAGAGATCCTCAAGGGGATCGACCTGACCATCGAGCCTGGACGCGTCTACGCCCTCATGGGGCCGAACGGAAGCGGCAAATCGACACTAGCCTTCGCTCTCGCCGGACATCCCAGCTACCAAATTACTCGCGGCGCCGCGACCCTGGACGGCGAGGACCTGCTGGCTCTTTCGCCCGACAAGCGAGCCAAGCTGGGATTGTTTCTTTCCTTTCAGTACCCGGCCGCCATACCGGGCGTCAGCGTCGCAAACTTCTTGCGCACGGCGCGCACCTCGGTTCGCGGTAGCGATCTCAACCCAGCCCAATTTCGCGCGCTAGTCTTCGAACAGCTCGATCATCTCGGCATCGATACGTCGTTCCTCGGACGTTACGTCAACGACGGGTTTTCGGGCGGCGAGAAAAAGCGTCTCGAGATGCTGCAACTTGGCATTCTTGCTCCGAAGTACGCGATTCTCGACGAGACCGACTCGGGTCTGGACGTTGACGCGTTGCGCGCCGTCGGCGAATCGCTGACGACGCTGCGCTCGGGCGCAGGCAGAGACACCGGTTTCCTCATCATCACGCACTATCCACGCATCCTGCAATTCGTCGAGCCTGACGTCGTGCACGTGTTGATGGACGGCCGCATCGTCAAGACCGGGGACGCCGATCTTGCGCATCGCATCGAAGCTGAGGGCTACGACAATATTCGCGACGAGATCACGAGTGGCACAGCTTAG
- a CDS encoding SUF system NifU family Fe-S cluster assembly protein, whose translation MDDFYKEYILEHYRDPHNFGQLEDATATFEDLNPLCGDRIRFDLRVNRDGIVEDVRFSGRGCAISQASASMLSDTIKGMHVEAVAKLDKQVVLDNVGIGISPARMKCATLGLKVARSAALGEIAGWPDEEPS comes from the coding sequence ATGGACGATTTCTACAAAGAGTACATTCTCGAACACTACCGCGATCCGCACAACTTCGGACAGCTCGAAGACGCAACGGCGACGTTCGAGGATCTCAATCCCTTGTGCGGTGACAGGATTCGCTTCGACCTCAGAGTGAATCGCGACGGCATCGTCGAGGACGTTCGCTTTTCGGGACGCGGCTGCGCAATCAGTCAGGCATCGGCGTCGATGCTGAGTGACACGATCAAAGGGATGCACGTTGAAGCGGTCGCCAAGCTCGACAAACAAGTCGTGCTCGACAACGTTGGCATCGGAATCAGCCCGGCTCGCATGAAGTGCGCGACGCTCGGGCTAAAGGTCGCGCGCTCGGCAGCGCTTGGAGAAATTGCCGGCTGGCCCGACGAGGAACCGTCATAG